GGGGCGTCGGCGACGGCGGGCGGCACGTCCTGGGGACCCGCGCCCTGCGGTACGACACCCTGCGCGCCCGCGCCCGTGCCCGTGCCCGCGGCGGTGTCGGGGGCGGGGGCGTCGCCGGGGCGGCCCTGGGCGCCGGCGGTGCTCGCACCGGCCGCGGCGCCGTCCTCGGAACCCGGGGAGCCCGCGTCCGTACGGGCGGCGGCCTCGGAATCCGTATCGGCGAGCGGCGGAAGCGAGGGAAGAGGGGCGGCCGACCCGGGTGACGTAGCGGACGGGGACGCTTCCTCGGAGTCCGTACCGGTGGCGAAGGCGTCGGCCTTCGCGTCGTCCGCCGTCCCGGCACCGGGCAGGCGATCAGAGGCGGACCCGGCCCCCGTCCCGTCGCTGGATCCTGCTGCGGCTTCCGCCTCGCGCTCCGCCATCTCCCGCTTGAGAGCTGCGGGCGAGAACCGCATCGTCGAGCCGCTCTCCACATCGCCGCCGCCGAACGGACCGGCGTCCCCGCTGTCGGCCGCGGGAGCGATCGGGGCATCCGCCGGAGCCCGCGTGGCATCCGGAACCTGGGTGTGCGGAGCCGGATCGTGCGGAGCCGGATCGTGCGGCCCCTGCCCCTGTGCCTGCGGAGTCTGTGCGTGCGGCGTCTCCGGCACGGCGGGGGAGACCGGGGCCGGGGCCTGCGGAGCCGCGGGGACGGCCGGCTCGGCGGGTGCCGGAGGGGCGGGCGCCCAGTTGGGGTCGAAGCCGCCGGGCACCGCCGACAGGTCGGGCGATGACAGAGGCGCACCGACCGGCGGCGGAGGGGGCGCCAGGTGGGAGCCCGCTCCTCCCGACGAGTCCCCCGCCGCGTTCTGCGTGTACCAGGCGGGAGGGGTGTAGTCGATGGTGAACTCACCCGTCATCTCGGCGGGATCCGCGTCGGACGACTCGTCGACGGGCAGGTCCCATCCGCCGCGGATCTCGTCCCGATCGCCGTTCACTTTGCCTCCTGGTGTGGTCGAGCACCCTTGTGCCGTGGTGGGTGGGGGCGACCGTTCCCGATGTGCCGGTCCGCCCGGCTCTCCCCCTTGCGACGCGCATCACCCGCTCGCAGGTTTCTTCTGCCGCGCCCCACCCACCCTAATCGCCATCCGGCGAACTCAGGCAGGGCGTGGGGCACGGCAAACCCCGCCCCACGGACCGCGTGTCACACCCCGGTGAAGGACGTGCGTCGGAAAGGGAACGACGAGACGGTCAATCCATGCCATACGCGTACAGGGCGAAGGGTGGCAGCTCACTTGGGCGACCACCCTTCGCGGGGCGCTCCGCGAAGCGGCGAGACCGGACCCGCCTGACGCCGGATCTGCGTGAGGGAGTTACGTGATGCGTGAGAGAGCTGCCTCAGGGAGCTGCCGGGGTAGCTACGTGAGGTCGAACTCACCGTCGCGGGCGCCCAGGACGAACGCCGTCCACTCCGCCTCCGTGTACCGCAGGACGGTGTCCGGGTCCAGCGAGGAGCGCATGGCGACGGCGCCGCCCGGCAGATGTGCGATCTCGACCCGCTCCTCGGCCTCCTCGGTGCCGGGCGCGCTGAGCCACGTCACATCCGAGATGTCGAGAGCGTAGAGCTCGTCCTTTTCCTGCTGGGTGCCCATGACGGCGTCCCTTCGATCGAACGGATTCGGTGCGTGGTCCATGTTCCCCGGAGGGAGGGGGGTCCGTGTGCCGAACGGTGCAGGAATCAGTCCATCCGGCGAGCTGTGCCCAGCAGTCCGGTCTCGGCGTCCGTCGCGTTCGTCATCACCCAATGGTGTTCCGGCCCCGCCACCCAGAGGGTGACACCGTCCGCCAGCGTGGGCAGCGCCTCGTACTCCGCGCGCGCGAGCCCCAGGATCCGGCCGATCTGCTCGGCCTCGCCGGGCGAGACCCGCTGGATGCCCACCAGCGCGGACGACCGCATCAACCGCGGTGCCACAGGGCTCAGATAGGGGAGCAGCGTCAGCACGGACTGCCACGGCGAGGACACCACCCGGCCGCGCGGCGGGCGCATCCCGCAGTCCCGCACGACGACCACGGGGCTGCCCACGGTCGCTCCCGTCGGCGGAACACGGCCCACGTCGTACAGGGAGACGCACTCCAGCCCAGCGCCCGCCGCCTGGGCGAGCGTCGTCCAGGCCTGGACGCGACCGGTCTCGACCGCGACCCGCGCTCCGGTGCCCGCCGCCCGCAGCGCCAGGACCTGTGCCGTCCACAGCCCGCCGATCAGGGTGACGTCGTACGGCACCGGGCGGTGGAAACCGATCAGCTGCGGCTTGTTGTTCGCGTCGTTGCCGATGATCACGCCGTCGTCGCCGACCGGCAGCGACAACGCCCCCAGGTGATCGGCGGCCACGGTGTGCCCCGCGTGGCGGGGGCCGCGCAGCCCGCGCCGGGGCTCGGTCCGGTTGCTCACTGTGCGCCTCCCAGCGGGAGCGTGGCCAGAACGCCCGGCAACTGCTCGCGGTCCAGTCGTGCCAGCCCGACCTTGGCGTGCCGGGCTGCCTGCTCCAACGTCCTTCTCACACCGATGAGTTCGGTGTCCGAACCGCCGGTCACCCGCACATGTCCGGCCACGCTCGTCGAGCCCTGGCGCACCCCGCGGCGCACCGTCAGGCTGAACGTCGTCGCGTACGCGGGCACCGAGGTCAGCAGCGCGACCAGCTGCGGCAGCGGTGTCGCGCCCCGGCCCAGCTCGGGCCAGCGGTCCACGGCGTACGTGGTGTGCCAGCGGTCGTCGCACCGCCAGACCCGGGACGTCTCCATCGTGCGGCGCTGCGGAGCGGCGTCCGGCCGGCCCGCCCGCCCCGACAGGATGGGATTGGCGCACGCGGAGGTGGCCACGGCGGAGTTCAACTCGTCCTGGTCCAGCACCGCGGCCTGGAAACCGGCGCCCGTGACCCGGCTCGCCACATGGTCCGCGACCCGCACCAGGCAGCGCTGCGCACCCTCCAGCCCGCCGCCGCGCGCCTCGATGGCCTCACGGCACAGCTCGGGATCCAGCTTCACCGCCACCCACGTCATCCGCAGGGCGGGCGCCCCCGTCTGGTCCTGCAACGGGGCGTAACTCAGCCGGGCCACCGACTGCTGCGGCAGATGAGGGGCCGGTGCGCACCGCACCTGCTGAACCAACTGGGCCGACTCCAGCACGATGTCGTCCACCTGGAGCGCGTCGCCCAGCAGTGACAGCGGGAGCGACCGGGCGCCGAACGCGGGCCGCAGCGACTCACCGCTCGCCTCCACCCGCACCACGGCCGTCAGGAACGTGCCGTCGCCGAGCATGCCGACCGTCCGGTGGGACCGGTCCACGTACACCTGCGGGCCGAAGCCGGGCACGTTCTCGGCGACCGGCGCCAGCATCGGTTCCGCGTCCGAGGGCGGCGTGGCCGCGGACCTGCGCCGGGCCCGGAGCCCGAGGGCGCCCGACACCCAGTCCTGGAGCGCGCGGCCCCGACGGCGTACCACCGCGAGGGCGACCAGCAGACAGAGCACCACGAGCGACGGGATCAGCCAGGCCCCACCGAGCGCCGCGCCCACGGCGGCGATCACGAGGCCAGCCTCGACGATCACCAACTGCCGCAGCACGGGACGCACCCGGTCGGTCCGGGAGATCGAACGCAGCGTCGTCGCGGCGGGGGCGTTCGGCCCGGGGGCGCCGGAGGGCTGCGCGGGAGGTGTCGCGGGCGACCCGTTGCTACGTTGCCTCCGGGAAGTCCCGGAGGTTCGACGGCCGGCCCGCCCGGTACGCTCGCGCGTAGCTGCACCCATCGCCGCGTTGCCCCCTCGTGTCCGTATTCACCGCTTTTTACACGGGTGTTGATCGGGTCGTCACCCTACCTGAGCACAGGGAGGGGAACCCCAGCAGGCATAGTAGGGGCGCGGTACGGCAGCGGGGGCCGACGGTGCGTGTGGGACCCCGTTCGATCACTGGGGAGAAGGGTCAGCGGACACATGGCATCACGGCGGGATGAGCTCAACGCCTATACCTTTGCGAAGCGGAGGTTGATCGCACAGTTCCTGCAACCCAACCCCACAGGCTCCGAGGAAGGCGCCCCCAAACCGCTGCGTGCGGTACTGCCCGGGGCCATCGTCGCCGTCGTGGTTCTCGCCGTCTTCGGCGCCTGGGGCATGTTCAAGCCGGTGGCCCCACAGAAGTGGGACGCCGCCAAGGAACACGTCATCATCGCCAGCAAGTCCACCACCCGGTACGTGGTGCTGGAGACCGACGGCAAGAAGCAGTTGCACCCGGTCCTGAACATGGCCTCCGCCAAGCTCCTGCTCGCCCCGGACAAGGGCACCGTCGTCAACGTCAACGAGTCGGTCCTGGACAGCGGCAAGATTCCGCACGGCGCGACGCTCGGCATCCCGTACGCCCCCGACCGGCTCCCCGACTCCAAGGAAGCGGGCGCGGCCAAGCGCTGGGCGGTCTGCGAACGGCCCGGCGAGGGCGGCAGGGCCATCCAGAAGGCGACCTTCATCTTCGCCGAGCGCGAGGAGAAGAAGACCGAGGGCAAGAACGCCCTGGGCGGCGGTGAGCTGATGTACATCGAGGGACCGGACCGGACCCGCTACATCGTGGACGCCTCGGGCAAGGCCTACCCCGTCCAGAAGGACGAACTGCTCCTGCGCACCCTGGTCGACCAGGACGCCAAGCCCCAACGGGTCTCGGCCGCCTGGCTGGCGACGCTCCACACCGGGGCCCCGATCACCTTCCCGACCGTGGACGGCACGCCCGGGGCGCCCGCAGGGGCCCCCGGCACCCTGGACGATCAGTCGAACCGGGTCGGCATGGTCCTGACCGCCACGGCGGGAACCAGGACGCAGAGTTACGTCGTCCTGCCGGGCAGGGTCGCCCCCGTCTCGGACTTCACCGCCAAACTCCTGCTCAGCAGCCGGCAGTTGGTCAACCTGCAGCAGGCGGGCAACGCCAAGCCGGTCAGCGCCGCCGAACTCGAACCGGGCGCCCCCTTCAACCAGAAGAAGGACTGGCCGGTCAGCAAGCCCGAGCCCGTCAACTCCCCGGACGTCAAGAAGGGCAGCCGGAACACCGTGTGCAACGTACTGCGCGGCGTCGACGCGGACAGCGGTGCCACCACGCTGAGCACCTGGGTGGGTACGGGCTTCCCCGCGACGCTCCCCACCGGCTCCAGCAGCGCCTACGTCACGCCGGGATCGGGCGAGTTCTTCCGCCAGTTCAAGGGCTCCACGACCAGCGCCGGCTTCCTGTTCCTGGTCACCGACACCGGCCTGCGCTACGCGATGCAGTCCAACAGCGACAGCGGCCAGGACGACTCCGGCATCGGCGCCTCCGGTTCGAAGAAGGACCGGGAGTCCCAGCAGCAGGAGGCGCAGCAGGCGCAGAACCGGCTCGGCTACAAGGACGTCGACCCCAACCCCGTACCGGCGGTCTGGTCCGCCCTCCTGCCGACCGGCCCCCGGCTCTCCACCGGCGCGGCCAGTCAGCCGCAGGGTTCGTGAACGGGGGCACGGACATGGCGACCCACGACCACCCCCGCCCGGCCCGCCGCCTGCTCATCGCCACGGCGGCCGCGGCCGTCCTGGTCGTCACCCTGCCGGCACTGCCCGCCGCAGCGGACGACTCCACCCAGTGCACGTTCCCCTCGAAGAACTACCCGGGCCGCCCCTGGGCGCTGCAACGCGTCCTGTTGGACGAGGTGTGGAAGCAGTCCACCGGCAAGGGCGTACGCGTCGCGGTCATCGACACCGGCGTCGACGTCAGGAACAAACAGCTCAAGCCCGCCGTGGACACCGGGGCCGGCCGCAACTTCCTGCCGAAGAACCTCAAGGCCGACGACGGGACGAAGATCGAGCGCGGCAAGGAGAACGGCACCACGGACACCGTGGGCCACGGCACGAAGGTCGCCGGCATCATCGCCGCGCGCGAGATGAAGGGCACGGGCTTCAGCGGCCTCGCCCCCGACGCGACGATCATCCCGATCCAGCAGAACGACGCCGAGGGCAACGGTACGACCGACAGCCTCGCCCGAGCGATTCAGTACGCCGTCGACGACGCGGACGCGGACATCATCAACATCTCCCAGGACACCGCCGACGCCGTGAAGCCGTCCGAGCTGCTGCGGCAGGCCGTGGACAACGCCCTCGCCCAGGAGGTCGTGGTCGTGGCCTCGGCAGGCAACGACGGGCTGGGCGGCAACGTCAAGGAGACCTACCCGGCGTCCTTCGAGGGCGTCCTCGCCGTCGCCTCCTCGGACCGGAACAACGAAAGGGCGGCCTTCTCCCAGTCCGGCGACTTCGTCGGCATCGCCGCCCCCGGCGTGGACATGATCTCCACGGTCCCCGGCGGCGGACACTGCGCCGACAACGGAACCAGCTTCTCCGCCCCCTACGTCGCAGGCGTCGCCGCCCTGATCAAGGCGAAGCACCCCGAGTGGACGCAGGAGCAGATCGTCGCGCAGATGCAGCAGACGGCGGAACGCTCGGTGGCGGGCCACGACCGCCTGGTCGGCTGGGGGGTGGTCGACCCGGTACGCGCCCTCACCGAGGACGACAAGCCGATCGACCGCCCGATCGCCGGCGAGGGGATGAGCAAGGGCAAAGCCCCCACACCCGCAGAACTCCACCTGGGCGAAACGGCCGACGAGCGGAACGCCCGCCTGGCGACGTACGTGATGGTCGGCGGCGGCGTCCTGGTGGCGGCCATCGCGGGTACGGCTGTGGCGGTGCGGGACAAGCGGAGACGCGTGCGGCGACTGGCGGGCGAGGCATAACGACGGGAACGGTGAAGAACAGTGAAGACTCGGTCATGAGACAAGTCACGTGACTCTCAAGTCGATTGGCGCTGTCGTACACAGTGACTAGAGTTGTCGGGATGAGATCGGATCGGCTCGCGCGAGTGCGATAGCAACGCGGAACGATCCGAGCAAACGGGGATGCGGAACGGGGAGGACGGCATTGTGACCGATCCAGGTGGCGGTGGCGGTACGGGTGACCTCAGGCGCGGAGTGGGTGCGCTGGAGACGTTCAAGAGTCGTGTCGACGCCCTGCTGGCGGACTTCGAGGGCTCGGCCGCCAGCAAGACGAAGGTCGCCGACCAGAAGGTCTCGCGGGCCTCACTGAGCGGCCCGAACGCACGCTTCGCCGAGGCGGACGGCCTCTACACCCAGTACAACCGGGTCCACTCCTCCCTCGTCTCGCTCTCCAAGTCCCTCGGCGATCAGATCGAGTACCTGAGCCTGGGCGTGCACGCGGCGGCCGTCGGCTTCGACAACGTCGAGGACGACATCAGGCGGCGGTTCTACGAGATCCAGAACCGTATGGATGCGGACCGAGAGAAGCACGCGCGGCCCGAACAGGCCGATGAGAAGAAGCAGTCGGACTCCGGATGGGCAGCGGAATGAGCGACGAGAAGCAGCAGGACCTGACGCCTGCCGAGCAGTCGGAGCAGGACGAGGGGCGGGTCCAGACCCAGATCGTCGTCACGGACATGACGGAGATGGCCGGCCGGGCTCTGGAATCCTTCGGCTTCGGCAACCCTCGCACCGGCGGCCGTACTTCCTTCGAGGGACACCAGCTCAACGCCCTCATCGACATGGTGGAGAACTCCAACCCGGAGCACCTGGAGAGTGCGGGCGAGGCACTCTGGAAGGCCAGGGACGCCATCCGGCGCGCAGGGAAGGAACTGAAGGACCACCTCAAAGGGGTCGACTGGCAGGGGGAGTCCGGCACGGCCTTCCGCGCTTTCGGCACGGGCCTGGTCGCTCACGCCGAGAAGCTGGGCGACTTCGCGGATGCAGCCGGCACCCAGATCACGGTCGCGGGCACCGGCCTGGCGTCGGTCAAGAGCGCCATGCCGCCGCGCGACCGCCGGATGATCCAGACGGACGTGAAGGACATCCTGTTCCCGGCCCGGACGGAGACCAACCCGCAGTACGCGGCTGCGCTTGAGGTGGAGAAGAACCGCCAGGAAGCCATCAACCAGATCAACCGGTTGGCGTCGTACTACTCCGTTTCGGAGGAAGTGCTGGCGGGGCAGGAGCCGCCGCGGTTCGAGGAAAGCCTCGGTATCCGGATGCCGAAACCGCACGGCAATGGCAACCCCTCTCCCGTCCCTGGTGCTTCCTCCGGGAGCGCCGAAGCCCTTGACAGACCCGCAGTGTCGAACGCTTCGCTGCGCTCGACCGCAGGTGACTCTGCTTCAGTAGGCGTGGTCAGTCAGCCACAGGGTGAGGTTCTCGGCTCTGCGCCCCTGCCGGACAGAAGCACGGCTACAGAGATCAACAGTGTCGCGCCTCCACAGGCTCCGACGACGATCACCGCAACGCCTCCGCTACCGTCTCCCACGACCTCGACGGGTCCGACCGGGATGCCGCCGACGACGGTGTCGCCGCCCTTCATGAACACCATGCAAGGAAACCCGTCGCGTACGGCAGGGCCTCCGACGCAACGGATGGCGAACCCCCAGACCGGCCTGGGCGTGGGCAAGGCGCAGCCCACAGGGGGAGGTCCCGTAGCCAAGGGGCCAGGTGGCGGGCCCCCGGTGGGACGCCCCAGCCCCATGGCCGGGGGAGGATCGTCCACGAGCCGTCCGCCGGTTGGCCCGCAGTCGCCGATCACCGGCCGTTCCACGGCGACGGGCGGCCGACCGGTCATCGGCCAAGGCGGTACGTCCACAGTCGGCGGACCTCGCGGGGGAGGCAGGACCGGCATCGTCGGCGGAACCCCCCAGAGCGCGCCTCAGGGCAGAGCCGCTGCTGGCGCTTCCGGCCAGCGGGGAGTGATCGGAGGGCGCGGAGCAGCAGCTGCCACGTCTCGACCCGGCGGTCGCCCCGCCCAGCCTTCGGGCGCGAACGGAGTCGTGGGTGCCCCCCGCAACGCCGCCGGCGGCGGCTCGAATGCCAAGGGCTTCACATCTGGCGGGGCAGGGCTTGTACGCGGTCCTGCCGGTCGGCAGAAATCCCGTCGTGAGGACGATGACAACGGTTCGACCCGTCCCGACTACCTGACGGAAGACGAAGAGACGTGGAATGCCGGGCGGCGCGGGGCCGTCCCGCCGGTGGTCGAGTAGCAGCCCCAGGGAAGGTACGGAAGCCGGGATGACAGCAGGAATGGGCCGAGCTCGGAGGCGTGTGCGTGTGCTCGGCGCGCTGGCTGTGGCCGCTTCGTGGAGTGTGGTGTTCGTCGGTGCGGCGCAGCCTGCCGCAGCCGATACACAGTCGAAGCAGTGGTACCTCAGCGCCATGCAGGCTGAGGAAATGTGGAAGGTCACGACCGGCGAAGGCATCAAAGTCGCTGTCATCGACACCGGTGTGAACTCGTCCACGCCGTCGTTGCGTGGGCAGGTTCTCAAGGGGGTCGACGTAACTGGGGCACCGGGTGACGAGACCGATGATTACCACGGTCACGGTACGACGATGGCTGAGCTGATCGCAGGGACCGGCAAGGGGGGAGGTCTGAAAGGACTTGCCCCGGGAGCCAAGATCATCCCTATCCGTATGAGTGACGCCGATTTGATGAAGAAGCGCTCCACCGTCTTCAGCGACTCCGCGGATGCCATCAGAGCCGCGGCCGACAGTGATGCACAAATCATCAGCATGTCTTTCGGCAGTGAGGGTCGAGAGATTTCGGAGCATAAAGCGGTCGAATATGCTGAAAGTAAGGGAAAGCTGTTCCTTGCTTCCGTCGGGAACGAGGGGGAGCGAGAAAATATCCAAAGTTATCCGGGCTCATACGCCGAGGCAGTGGGTGTGGCTTCAGCAGACCGTAAAGGTAGAGTTTCGTCCTTTTCGAGCCACTCGGATGCGGTAGACATCGCTTCCCCGGGGAGCGACGTTCCCGGGTGGTGCGACAACTCCTTCCAGAGCTACTGCGACGGCGACGGCGGCACCAGCGCAGCCACCGCCATCGCCTCCGCCTCCGCCGCCCTCGTCTGGTCCCTCCACCCTGACTGGACCGCCAACCAGGTGCTCAACGTCCTCTTCGACACGGCCAGTCGTGACTGGAAGAAGGGCGAGACCAGCAAGTACCTCGGTCACGGCCTGATCCGCCCTTCGATGAACGTCCTCAAGGGCAAGGGCGACCCCGGCGACCCGGACGTCAGCCCGCTCACCAAGGAGAGGACGACCGGCGCCGCCGCGTCCTCCGAGCCCGACGCCTCGGCCTCCGCCTCGCCGCAGCCCGCCAAGAACGGCCCGGAAGGCGACAAGCCCGTAGCGGCGGAAGGAACCAAGTCCTCGGGGGACGAAAGCCAGTTGGGCCTGATCCTCGGAGTGGCCGCAGTTGTGGTCGTGCTCGGAGGAGTGGCCTACGCCGTGGTCCGCAGGCGTAAGGCCGCTTGACCCGCACGTTCCGCATGTACCGGCCGGCGACCCATGCCGGCCTTGCAGAACCAACCGAAAGGGAAAGAGAACCATGGCAGATCAGAAGGTCTCAGATGCCGCGCTTCTGAAGCTGGAGGGTGACCTCAGCATCAAGTTCGACTCGGTGAAGGGGCAGCTCCGGCAGCTCCACGCGACGATCGACAACCTCGAAGGCAAGTGGAAGGGCATCGGCGCCAACCACTTCAACCAGAAGCAGACCGAGATCAACAACCGCATGGTCAGCCTGGCCAAGCAGCTTGTCCGCTTCCAGGAGTCCATCAAGGCCGCCCGCACCATCTCGGGCGACAACGAGGACGAGATCCGCCAGGCCCTCGCGGGTGTGGACGTTGTCGCCGGGCACAACACCGCTGCGAAGGAACAGTCTTCCAGCCTGAACAGCTTCTGACCCTCATCGCGTAACTCGAAAGAAGCGGAGGACCACATGGGAAACAACGACGGTACGACGGTCGTCACTTATGCGAGCCTGGATCTCGCGGCCGCTGAGATCAAGAAGCAGGCCAAGCAGCTCGACATGGACCTCAAGGAGATCCAGTCGATGATCGCGAAGGTCTCGGAGGTGTGGGAGGGCGAGGCGAAGCGCGCCTACACCGCCGCTCAGGAAAGGTGGAGGACGGACGCCGACGCCATCCGCGGCAACCTCGATGAGATCGCCAGGAAGGTCAGCGAGGCGTCGCCCATCTACCGCAGCGGTGACAAGCGGGCGGCAGCGAACTTCTAACGGAGTTCGAGCAACGGAGTTCGAGCACGGCTTCACGGCTCCACAGCACCAAGAGCTCCACAGCACTGCACAACACATCAGGGTGGACACGCGCGGGAGGTGTCCACCCTGAGCTGTTTCCCGAGGCGGGCCTGCTCAAGACCGTCGAATCGCAGGCGGAGGCAGAGGGGGCGGGGGCGGGACACTCAGAACCATCTGTGTGTCCCGCCCCCGCCCCCTCTGCCTCCGCGACCCGTCGCTACCCCTCCATCAGCCCCGTCTGCACCAGCGGGTTCCCCCGGCGCCGGGTGACGAAGATGCCCCGGCCCGCAGGCATCGGGCGCGGTCGTACGTTGCCGAGGATGTCGCCCTCGTTCGGATCGCCCGACAGGATCACGCCCTGCGCGCCCAGCTCGATCATGCGCTGGAGGAAGGGCTCGTACAGGGCCCGGCTGGCCCCCGCCGTGTTGCGGGCGATGATGAAGCGGACGCCCACGTCGCGGGCGAACGGCAGCAGCTCCGTGATCGCCGAGAGCGGGTTGCCGCTCGACGTGGAGACCAGGTCGAAGTCGTCGATGACGACGTACACCGTGGGGCCCTGCCACCAGCTCTGGTCGCGCAGCTCCTGCGCCGTGACGTCGGCGGACGGTGTGCGGCGCTTCATCAGATCGTGCAGCGCCGCCATGTGATGTTCCATGTTGTTGGACATCGGGATGTACTCCGCCAGGTGCGACCGCGGGGTCACATCGAGCAGCGAACGCCGGTTGTCGATGACGAAGAGCTTGCAGGAATCGCCGTCGTACCGCTCGGTCAGCTGCTTGATGAGCAGCCGCAGCAGGTTGGACTTCCCGGACTCGCTCTCGCCGAACGCCAGGAAGAACGGGTCCTGCTCGAAGTTCAGGAACACCGGCTCCAGGTTGTTCTCGTCGATGCCGAAGGCGACGCCGCGCTCCGGTACCGCGAAGCCGGCCGGAAGCTCGCCCGCCGGCAGCGCACGCGGCAGCAGACGCACCGTCGGGGCGGGCGCGGCCGTCCAGTGGCGGGCGACCTCCTGGTTCATCGCCGCGGTGGCCTCCGAGAGGTCGCTGTCGGAGTTGATGCTGTCGATGCGCGGCACCGCCGCCATGAAGTGCAGCTTCTCCGGGGTCAGGCCGCGGCCCGGCACCCCGGCGGGCACGTTGGCCGCCACCTTGCGGTCCAGTTCGGAGTCCATCACGTCGCCGAGCCGCAGCTCCAGGCGGTTCATGAGGTGGTCCTTCAGGCTGGCCCGCACCTCCATGGAACGCGACGCCGTGACGATCA
The nucleotide sequence above comes from Streptomyces sp. NBC_01116. Encoded proteins:
- a CDS encoding DUF397 domain-containing protein — encoded protein: MGTQQEKDELYALDISDVTWLSAPGTEEAEERVEIAHLPGGAVAMRSSLDPDTVLRYTEAEWTAFVLGARDGEFDLT
- the eccE gene encoding type VII secretion protein EccE; translation: MGAATRERTGRAGRRTSGTSRRQRSNGSPATPPAQPSGAPGPNAPAATTLRSISRTDRVRPVLRQLVIVEAGLVIAAVGAALGGAWLIPSLVVLCLLVALAVVRRRGRALQDWVSGALGLRARRRSAATPPSDAEPMLAPVAENVPGFGPQVYVDRSHRTVGMLGDGTFLTAVVRVEASGESLRPAFGARSLPLSLLGDALQVDDIVLESAQLVQQVRCAPAPHLPQQSVARLSYAPLQDQTGAPALRMTWVAVKLDPELCREAIEARGGGLEGAQRCLVRVADHVASRVTGAGFQAAVLDQDELNSAVATSACANPILSGRAGRPDAAPQRRTMETSRVWRCDDRWHTTYAVDRWPELGRGATPLPQLVALLTSVPAYATTFSLTVRRGVRQGSTSVAGHVRVTGGSDTELIGVRRTLEQAARHAKVGLARLDREQLPGVLATLPLGGAQ
- the eccB gene encoding type VII secretion protein EccB; protein product: MASRRDELNAYTFAKRRLIAQFLQPNPTGSEEGAPKPLRAVLPGAIVAVVVLAVFGAWGMFKPVAPQKWDAAKEHVIIASKSTTRYVVLETDGKKQLHPVLNMASAKLLLAPDKGTVVNVNESVLDSGKIPHGATLGIPYAPDRLPDSKEAGAAKRWAVCERPGEGGRAIQKATFIFAEREEKKTEGKNALGGGELMYIEGPDRTRYIVDASGKAYPVQKDELLLRTLVDQDAKPQRVSAAWLATLHTGAPITFPTVDGTPGAPAGAPGTLDDQSNRVGMVLTATAGTRTQSYVVLPGRVAPVSDFTAKLLLSSRQLVNLQQAGNAKPVSAAELEPGAPFNQKKDWPVSKPEPVNSPDVKKGSRNTVCNVLRGVDADSGATTLSTWVGTGFPATLPTGSSSAYVTPGSGEFFRQFKGSTTSAGFLFLVTDTGLRYAMQSNSDSGQDDSGIGASGSKKDRESQQQEAQQAQNRLGYKDVDPNPVPAVWSALLPTGPRLSTGAASQPQGS
- the mycP gene encoding type VII secretion-associated serine protease mycosin, whose amino-acid sequence is MATHDHPRPARRLLIATAAAAVLVVTLPALPAAADDSTQCTFPSKNYPGRPWALQRVLLDEVWKQSTGKGVRVAVIDTGVDVRNKQLKPAVDTGAGRNFLPKNLKADDGTKIERGKENGTTDTVGHGTKVAGIIAAREMKGTGFSGLAPDATIIPIQQNDAEGNGTTDSLARAIQYAVDDADADIINISQDTADAVKPSELLRQAVDNALAQEVVVVASAGNDGLGGNVKETYPASFEGVLAVASSDRNNERAAFSQSGDFVGIAAPGVDMISTVPGGGHCADNGTSFSAPYVAGVAALIKAKHPEWTQEQIVAQMQQTAERSVAGHDRLVGWGVVDPVRALTEDDKPIDRPIAGEGMSKGKAPTPAELHLGETADERNARLATYVMVGGGVLVAAIAGTAVAVRDKRRRVRRLAGEA
- a CDS encoding S8 family serine peptidase; translated protein: MTAGMGRARRRVRVLGALAVAASWSVVFVGAAQPAAADTQSKQWYLSAMQAEEMWKVTTGEGIKVAVIDTGVNSSTPSLRGQVLKGVDVTGAPGDETDDYHGHGTTMAELIAGTGKGGGLKGLAPGAKIIPIRMSDADLMKKRSTVFSDSADAIRAAADSDAQIISMSFGSEGREISEHKAVEYAESKGKLFLASVGNEGERENIQSYPGSYAEAVGVASADRKGRVSSFSSHSDAVDIASPGSDVPGWCDNSFQSYCDGDGGTSAATAIASASAALVWSLHPDWTANQVLNVLFDTASRDWKKGETSKYLGHGLIRPSMNVLKGKGDPGDPDVSPLTKERTTGAAASSEPDASASASPQPAKNGPEGDKPVAAEGTKSSGDESQLGLILGVAAVVVVLGGVAYAVVRRRKAA
- a CDS encoding WXG100 family type VII secretion target, producing MADQKVSDAALLKLEGDLSIKFDSVKGQLRQLHATIDNLEGKWKGIGANHFNQKQTEINNRMVSLAKQLVRFQESIKAARTISGDNEDEIRQALAGVDVVAGHNTAAKEQSSSLNSF
- a CDS encoding WXG100 family type VII secretion target: MGNNDGTTVVTYASLDLAAAEIKKQAKQLDMDLKEIQSMIAKVSEVWEGEAKRAYTAAQERWRTDADAIRGNLDEIARKVSEASPIYRSGDKRAAANF